Proteins encoded by one window of Dreissena polymorpha isolate Duluth1 chromosome 11, UMN_Dpol_1.0, whole genome shotgun sequence:
- the LOC127850434 gene encoding uncharacterized protein LOC127850434: protein MGKLKTNAHLSDEERHNVLSDYTCHVQKANRQRQLFKDPVLCSKAVCSTTDVTEGAEPCSLDATLHYSWDFAQCVHYPHHAMQVGPIYFATPRKCHVFGMCAEGTGLHESVFLSMMLPGHTKFTPDWHFGVWKIKWRQSDAECMEDIAYTVKASSRSGHNIPQRVNDPSRPVVFLNWKTFLENYFKLLKNITKYYHFRCTADEPGFLICREFCDSEEVRFNLLKARPEAGCLPTVKFIPPLDHLRQWYLYEKIAPFFINEVARDIVCPKPSIPK, encoded by the exons ATGGGCAAATTAAAAACCAATGCTCATCTGTCAGATGAAGAAAGGCACAATGTACTAAGTGACTATACATGTCATGTTCAAAAGGCCAACCGGCAACGCCAACTTTTCAAGGACCCGGTTCTTTGTAGTAAAGCTGTGTGCAGTACTACAGATGTCACTGAAG GTGCAGAACCATGTTCACTAGATGCCACACTTCACTACTCATGGGATTTTGCCCAGTGTGTACACTACCCTCATCACGCCATGCAAGTGGGGCCAATCTACTTTGCGACACCAAGAAAGTGCCATGTGTTTGGGATGTGCGCTGAAGGAACAG GTCTGCATGAGTCTGTTTTCTTGAGTATGATGCTACCGGGACATACCAAATTCACGCCAGATTGGCACTTTGGTGTGTGGAAAATAAAATGGCGCCAATCAGATGCTGAATGTATGGAGGACATTGCTTACACAGTTAAAGCATCTTCTAGGTCCGGGCATAACATTCCGCAACGCGTAAATGATCCATCTAGACCGGTGGTGTTTTTGAACTGGAAGACATTTTTAGAAAActatttcaaacttttaaaaaacatcacaaaataCTACCACTTTCGTTGCACTGCGGATGAGCCAGGGTTTCTCATTTGTCGAGAGTTCTGTGACTCGGAGGAAGTTAGATTTAATCTTCTTAAGGCAAGACCCGAGGCAGGCTGCCTTCCAACAGTTAAGTTTATCCCCCCTCTAGATCATCTGAGGCAGTGGTATCTTTACGAGAAAATTGCACCGTTCTTTATCAATGAAGTTGCCAGAGACATTGTGTGTCCCAAACCATCTATTCCAAAGTAA